One genomic region from Streptomyces sp. NBC_00457 encodes:
- a CDS encoding VOC family protein, with amino-acid sequence MTLRTGHLGLNVTDLDRSLAFYRDVLRFGLIAEGKEDDRRYAFLGADGQLVLTLWQQAQQPYDSERAGLHHLALEADSIEQVREYETALRAYGVDFAYDGVVAHSEGAGSGGIFFHDPDGTRLEISVPSGAEGAPAPNSSAPTCGFF; translated from the coding sequence ATGACCTTGCGCACCGGCCACCTCGGCCTGAACGTCACCGACCTCGACCGCTCGCTCGCCTTCTACCGGGACGTCCTGCGCTTCGGCCTGATCGCGGAGGGCAAGGAGGACGACCGGCGGTACGCGTTCCTGGGCGCGGACGGACAGCTCGTCCTCACCCTCTGGCAGCAGGCGCAGCAGCCGTACGACAGCGAGCGGGCGGGCCTGCATCACCTCGCCCTCGAAGCGGACTCGATCGAGCAGGTCAGGGAGTACGAGACGGCCCTGCGGGCGTACGGCGTGGACTTCGCGTACGACGGTGTCGTGGCCCACAGTGAGGGCGCGGGCTCCGGTGGCATCTTCTTCCACGACCCCGACGGCACCCGCCTGGAGATCTCGGTGCCGAGCGGCGCGGAAGGCGCCCCCGCCCCGAACTCGTCGGCACCGACCTGCGGCTTCTTCTAG
- a CDS encoding pyridoxamine 5'-phosphate oxidase family protein, translating to MGVYHEGSRAVQDRVGVRDLADHVGRSVGEGIKPVAAAFLELQPLLMLGAADPATGRVWASALAGTPGFVRTTGPRQISVTAATHPADPLAPAALTTPGTPVGTLALDPRTRRRMRLDGRLRPTPRGFAVEAERVFANCPKYLQKREAYEVVDGRRPGASRLGPELTADQAEFIESADTFFLATVHENGADVSHRGGNPGFVHVDSPTRLSWRDYPGNSMFLTLGNLVADPRAGLLFLDWTTGTVLQLTGEAHTEFTTDGTRTVRFTVTESVETPEALPLRWAEPEYSPANPASAD from the coding sequence ATGGGCGTCTATCACGAGGGCTCGCGCGCCGTGCAGGACCGCGTCGGCGTCCGTGATCTCGCCGACCACGTCGGCCGGTCCGTCGGCGAGGGCATCAAACCGGTGGCCGCCGCCTTCCTCGAACTCCAGCCGCTGCTGATGCTGGGTGCGGCCGACCCGGCGACCGGGAGGGTATGGGCCTCGGCGCTCGCCGGAACCCCCGGCTTCGTACGGACCACGGGACCACGCCAGATCTCGGTCACCGCCGCGACCCACCCCGCCGACCCCCTCGCCCCCGCCGCCCTCACCACCCCCGGCACCCCCGTCGGCACCCTCGCCCTCGACCCCCGCACCCGCCGCCGCATGCGCCTGGACGGCCGGCTCCGCCCCACACCCCGGGGCTTCGCGGTCGAGGCCGAGCGGGTGTTCGCCAACTGCCCGAAGTACCTCCAGAAGAGGGAGGCGTACGAAGTCGTCGACGGCCGCAGGCCGGGCGCTTCCCGACTCGGCCCCGAACTGACCGCCGACCAGGCCGAGTTCATCGAGTCGGCAGACACCTTCTTCCTCGCCACCGTCCACGAGAACGGAGCCGACGTCAGCCATCGAGGCGGCAACCCCGGCTTCGTGCACGTCGATTCCCCCACCCGACTGAGCTGGCGCGACTACCCGGGCAACTCCATGTTCCTCACCCTGGGCAACCTGGTGGCCGACCCGCGCGCGGGCCTGCTGTTCCTGGACTGGACGACGGGCACGGTTCTTCAGCTCACCGGCGAGGCGCACACGGAGTTCACCACCGACGGCACGCGCACGGTCCGCTTCACGGTGACGGAGTCGGTCGAGACGCCGGAGGCGCTGCCACTGCGCTGGGCCGAGCCCGAATACTCGCCCGCCAATCCCGCCTCCGCCGATTAA
- a CDS encoding TetR/AcrR family transcriptional regulator, which translates to MEKRQKAPIGRPRGFDADAALEQAMRVFWEQGYEGASLTDLTNAMGITRTSMYAAFGNKEELFRKALERYTEGPASYGARALREPTARQVATAFLNGSVRATTRPSCPTGCLGVQGSLAAGDPGRGARDALVTWRNEHTALLRDRFQRAVDEGDLPPGTDPGLLARHLMTVANGIAVQAAGGITRDELQQVADMTLQSWPPATNPAQLP; encoded by the coding sequence ATGGAGAAGCGGCAGAAGGCACCGATCGGCCGACCGAGGGGTTTCGACGCCGACGCGGCCCTCGAACAGGCCATGCGGGTCTTCTGGGAACAGGGCTACGAAGGCGCCAGCCTCACCGACCTGACCAACGCCATGGGCATCACCCGCACCAGCATGTACGCGGCCTTCGGCAACAAGGAGGAGCTGTTCCGCAAGGCCCTGGAGCGCTACACCGAGGGCCCCGCCTCGTACGGGGCGCGGGCCCTGCGGGAGCCGACCGCCCGCCAGGTGGCCACCGCGTTCCTCAACGGCTCCGTGCGGGCCACCACCCGCCCCAGCTGCCCCACCGGATGCCTGGGCGTCCAAGGGTCCCTCGCCGCCGGCGACCCGGGACGCGGCGCCCGCGACGCCCTCGTCACCTGGCGCAACGAGCACACCGCTCTCCTGCGCGACCGGTTCCAGCGAGCCGTCGACGAGGGAGACCTGCCCCCCGGCACCGACCCCGGACTGCTCGCCCGCCACCTCATGACCGTGGCCAACGGCATCGCCGTCCAGGCCGCCGGCGGCATCACCCGCGACGAACTCCAGCAGGTGGCCGACATGACGCTGCAAAGCTGGCCACCGGCCACGAACCCGGCACAGCTCCCGTGA
- a CDS encoding TIGR03767 family metallophosphoesterase, with amino-acid sequence MSRIRSVASSALGVHRRTLLAATGAVSLSAGVGYALRPTDSQAATASTAIAKEAPVVTAREAATAPLVPYTRGTTLAGVAAPRTSSGYRRLGDGPGWQRVVRSDLAAPKSGRAGRRTALAAFVQLTDLHLIDSQHPLRLEFLRSTDVHAWRPQEALTVPGAISLVERVNALRGAPVTGSPLHFAMTTGDNTDNNAKSELEWFLTIMSGGRVTPNTGDPRRYEGVQNSGLKQYWQPDSTTRDADKQLGFPHLDGFLAAAIREMNSPGLTIPWYSTVGNHDAMPLGTYGHGDSYLAEFAVGGKKLMSLSASEAKKLQDTLKGDTDPKGTWFRDLLKAHSRDLRSVTPDDSRAPFTAAEYVKAHLDPAYKGVGPVGHGYSAANVEAGTQYYSFRISDDVIGISLDTTDAGGHYNGSIGASQLKWLDRTLKQNKHSYAIIFSHHTSGTMTNLRPDPARPNDRRHGGEDVLAVLGRNTNVLAWVNGHIHRNVITPRTGSGGHSFWEISTASHVDFPQLARIIEVVDNKDGTLSLFTTLIESAAPHRTDFADLSQTGLAALYRELSFNAPGASTKLAGEAGDRNTELVLKKG; translated from the coding sequence ATGTCGCGGATACGCTCTGTCGCCAGCTCCGCGCTGGGGGTCCACCGTCGTACGCTGCTCGCCGCCACCGGGGCGGTGTCCCTGTCCGCCGGCGTCGGCTACGCCCTGCGGCCCACCGACAGCCAGGCCGCCACCGCGAGCACCGCCATCGCCAAGGAAGCCCCGGTCGTCACCGCCCGCGAGGCCGCCACCGCACCCCTCGTGCCCTACACGCGCGGCACCACACTCGCCGGCGTCGCCGCCCCCCGCACCTCCTCCGGCTACCGGCGCCTCGGCGACGGCCCCGGCTGGCAGCGCGTCGTCCGCAGCGACCTGGCCGCCCCCAAGTCGGGCCGCGCGGGCCGCCGTACCGCGCTCGCCGCGTTCGTGCAGCTCACCGATCTGCATCTGATCGACAGCCAGCACCCGCTGCGTCTGGAGTTCCTCCGCTCGACGGACGTGCACGCCTGGCGGCCGCAGGAGGCGCTGACCGTGCCGGGCGCCATCTCGCTGGTGGAGCGGGTCAACGCGCTGCGGGGAGCCCCCGTCACCGGCTCCCCGCTCCACTTCGCCATGACCACCGGCGACAACACGGACAACAACGCCAAGTCCGAGCTGGAGTGGTTCCTGACGATCATGAGCGGCGGCCGGGTCACCCCCAACACCGGGGATCCGCGCCGCTATGAGGGCGTCCAGAACAGCGGCCTCAAGCAGTACTGGCAGCCGGACTCCACGACCCGCGACGCCGACAAACAGCTCGGTTTCCCGCACCTGGACGGCTTCCTGGCCGCCGCGATCCGCGAGATGAACAGCCCGGGACTGACCATCCCCTGGTACTCCACCGTCGGCAACCACGACGCCATGCCGCTCGGCACCTACGGCCACGGCGACTCCTATCTCGCCGAGTTCGCCGTCGGCGGCAAGAAGCTGATGAGCCTGTCGGCGTCCGAGGCGAAGAAGCTCCAGGACACGCTCAAGGGCGACACGGACCCCAAGGGCACCTGGTTCCGCGACCTGCTGAAGGCGCACTCCCGCGATCTGCGCTCGGTCACCCCGGACGACAGCCGCGCCCCGTTCACCGCCGCCGAGTACGTCAAGGCCCACCTGGACCCGGCGTACAAGGGTGTGGGCCCGGTCGGGCACGGCTATTCCGCGGCGAACGTCGAGGCGGGCACCCAGTACTACAGCTTCCGCATCTCCGACGACGTCATCGGCATCAGCCTGGACACCACCGACGCGGGCGGCCACTACAACGGGTCCATCGGAGCATCCCAGTTGAAGTGGCTGGACCGGACGCTGAAGCAGAACAAGCACTCGTACGCGATCATCTTCAGCCACCACACCAGCGGCACGATGACCAACCTGCGCCCCGACCCCGCGCGCCCGAACGACCGCCGGCACGGCGGCGAGGACGTCCTCGCCGTGCTCGGCCGCAACACCAACGTGCTCGCCTGGGTGAACGGCCACATCCACCGGAACGTCATCACCCCGCGCACCGGCTCCGGCGGCCACTCCTTCTGGGAGATCTCCACCGCCTCCCACGTGGACTTCCCCCAACTCGCCCGCATCATCGAGGTGGTGGACAACAAGGACGGCACGCTGTCGCTCTTCACCACCCTCATCGAGTCCGCCGCCCCGCACCGCACCGACTTCGCCGACCTCTCCCAGACCGGCCTGGCCGCCCTCTACCGCGAACTCTCCTTCAACGCCCCGGGCGCCAGTACGAAGCTGGCGGGGGAGGCGGGCGACCGGAACACCGAGCTGGTGCTGAAGAAGGGGTGA